A window of the Mucilaginibacter sp. cycad4 genome harbors these coding sequences:
- a CDS encoding capsule assembly Wzi family protein, whose amino-acid sequence MSINITIRSLYIITLLSLIASLKGYSQTVPVGSYAEELLRREQVAGNTDNKSSFVIRPLTSTVADPALQPLIASHEYIKFNFMGIPSGLRILPVSWLNEYNVKRPYGYNNSSLYPNAGYQSMLSGGLSLKAGILNIQIKPELVYAQNKNFSTFADVQSHNNSPALMGAYFTQINGIDAPERFGTSSLKHVYPGQSKITLAYKSIEAGISTENLWWGPGIRNSIMMSNSAPGFFHWTFNSTKPVKTIIGSFEWQIIGGNLKQSGFAPDDVSKLVYGSNLYSPKPKVSRYISAYSVNWQPKWLKGLYLGLSAYDYLDKDSIYHNKNIIRKIIPVITGSSLKANEINNRQNGDQQDFAYALNIRQLLPLYKAEIYFEWARNDRTGSISDFLQEPEHSSGYTFGGRKLFELSRGGFIQIKSEITQLQRAPTYLLRDEPSWYIHSQSPRDGYTNYGRYIGAGIGPGGNSFIFDISYLKNYNSYGLMLERQLHNNDLYYQAFTEARISNLHWVDLAGTFYANHKFKSYLISAEATPVYTLNYEYRNGSSFNLHARVNFTYFFH is encoded by the coding sequence ATGAGCATCAATATAACTATCCGATCCTTATATATTATTACTTTACTGTCCCTCATTGCTTCATTAAAAGGCTATAGCCAAACTGTACCTGTTGGGAGCTACGCTGAAGAATTATTGCGCAGAGAGCAGGTGGCAGGAAATACGGACAATAAATCATCGTTTGTTATCAGGCCTTTAACCTCAACGGTTGCTGATCCTGCCCTTCAGCCATTAATTGCGAGCCACGAATATATAAAATTCAATTTCATGGGTATCCCTTCGGGGTTGCGCATCCTTCCGGTTAGCTGGTTAAACGAATACAACGTGAAGCGTCCCTATGGCTACAATAATTCTTCATTGTATCCAAATGCAGGTTATCAAAGTATGCTTAGCGGTGGCCTCTCGTTAAAAGCCGGAATCCTCAACATACAGATAAAACCTGAGCTGGTTTATGCACAAAACAAAAACTTTTCAACTTTTGCCGATGTGCAATCGCACAATAATTCGCCGGCGCTCATGGGTGCTTACTTTACCCAAATCAATGGAATTGATGCACCTGAACGATTTGGTACATCATCATTGAAACATGTTTATCCGGGGCAATCAAAAATCACTTTAGCATATAAAAGCATAGAAGCTGGTATATCTACCGAAAACTTATGGTGGGGGCCGGGAATAAGAAATTCCATCATGATGAGCAATTCAGCACCCGGTTTTTTTCACTGGACCTTCAATTCAACCAAACCGGTTAAAACAATAATTGGCTCATTTGAATGGCAAATTATAGGCGGTAACCTGAAACAATCCGGTTTCGCCCCGGACGACGTAAGCAAGCTCGTTTACGGAAGTAATTTATATAGCCCTAAACCTAAAGTTTCGAGATATATTTCGGCTTACAGCGTTAATTGGCAACCCAAATGGTTAAAGGGGCTATATCTTGGCCTTTCTGCCTATGATTATCTTGACAAGGACTCAATTTATCATAACAAAAATATTATCCGCAAAATAATCCCGGTTATCACCGGCTCTTCGCTCAAAGCTAATGAAATTAATAACAGACAAAACGGCGACCAGCAGGATTTTGCTTATGCACTCAATATCAGGCAGCTGCTCCCTTTATACAAAGCTGAAATTTACTTTGAATGGGCGCGTAATGACCGCACCGGAAGCATTTCTGACTTTTTACAGGAACCTGAACATTCATCAGGATATACCTTTGGCGGACGCAAATTGTTTGAACTTAGCCGGGGGGGCTTTATCCAAATTAAATCGGAAATAACACAGCTGCAAAGGGCGCCAACCTATTTGCTGCGCGACGAGCCTTCATGGTATATCCATTCGCAAAGCCCGAGAGACGGTTATACCAATTATGGCAGATACATAGGTGCGGGAATCGGACCCGGCGGCAACAGTTTTATTTTTGATATAAGTTACCTCAAAAATTACAACTCATATGGCCTTATGCTGGAAAGGCAGTTACATAACAATGATCTGTATTACCAGGCTTTTACTGAAGCCAGAATAAGCAATCTTCACTGGGTAGATCTTGCAGGTACATTTTACGCTAATCATAAATTTAAAAGCTACCTGATCTCGGCCGAGGCTACCCCGGTTTATACATTGAATTATGAATACAGAAATGGCTCGAGTTTTAATTTACATGCCAGGGTTAACTTTACTTATTTTTTTCATTAA
- a CDS encoding SLBB domain-containing protein, with amino-acid sequence MNRLRFLIFLIAVLSFGAVTNITAQTNLQNISSINVDDLSDQQVIQLLQQAQKAGLTDNELLQQAQSRGMSAAQIQKLELRVKKLRTKNSGSSNTQSDSTLTQQGRQLNYKPDTTDTLYTNKDLFESLKPKIFGADIFKNKNSSFEPNLKLATPLNYIVGPNDQLNISVYGSSLVNWKLEVSPEGNINIPGVGILNVGSKTIEQATALIKSRLAANNYAVGRGTSVQVTLGNIRSIQVIIIGQVAKPGTYTLPSLATVFNALYMAGGPNDNGSLRQIEVIRNNRIIRHLDVYDFLLKGDQKNNITLQDQDIVRVPTYRTRVQLVGEIKIPALFEVLPGESLDNIITYAGGFTDSAYTARIKVSQVSDQQRKITDVLEADYKNYIPLRGDKYTIESIIYRFENRVVIKGAVFRPGDYELQSGLTLLQLIDKAAGLKEDAFTERGTITRLKPDNSTEIIGFNVKDVINKSVNIPLQREDIVNISSIFDLRDKYTVTINGNVRKPGKFAFSENMKVEDLILKAGGFAEGASTNRIEVARRVTDADPSSKNSSVSQVFSVNIDGKLKPADANFVLTPFDIVSVYSLPGYEKQKTVKVEGEVLYPGSYTIKSKNEKISDLIARAGGLTASADAAGGSLKRDNFAILGIDKNKADTTAVNAERSARINRLKRSYKDSTNISTDTTQLRNNYVGIELDKILKSPGSKTDLLLENGDVIRVPKQQQVVRVNGQVLYPSAVVFDKSKSFNDFVSNAGGYGPDALRRGAYVVYPNGTVKGTRKFLFFNNHPSVKPGSEIYVPKKSESKGNTAQTILGFTTGLASLGAIILGILSLNK; translated from the coding sequence ATGAACAGACTTCGCTTTCTTATATTTTTAATTGCCGTGCTTAGTTTTGGAGCAGTTACTAATATTACCGCCCAAACCAACTTACAAAACATTTCCTCAATTAATGTCGACGATCTTTCGGACCAGCAGGTGATTCAGCTGCTACAACAGGCTCAAAAAGCCGGATTAACCGATAATGAGTTATTACAACAAGCCCAAAGCCGGGGAATGTCAGCCGCGCAGATTCAAAAGTTAGAACTTCGGGTAAAAAAATTAAGAACCAAAAACAGCGGATCGTCCAACACCCAGTCCGATTCAACGCTCACACAGCAGGGCAGGCAGCTTAATTATAAACCAGATACAACTGATACCCTTTACACCAATAAAGATTTATTTGAAAGTTTAAAACCTAAAATTTTCGGTGCCGATATTTTTAAAAATAAAAACAGCTCATTTGAACCCAACCTAAAACTGGCTACGCCATTAAATTATATTGTTGGACCTAATGATCAGCTTAATATAAGTGTTTATGGCAGCTCATTGGTAAACTGGAAACTGGAAGTATCGCCCGAAGGAAATATAAACATTCCGGGGGTTGGTATTTTAAATGTAGGCAGCAAAACTATTGAACAAGCCACAGCCTTAATAAAAAGCAGGCTTGCCGCAAACAACTATGCGGTTGGCCGCGGTACAAGCGTACAGGTTACCCTCGGTAACATCCGCAGTATCCAGGTAATTATCATAGGGCAGGTAGCTAAACCGGGCACGTATACCCTACCCTCGCTCGCTACCGTTTTTAATGCATTATATATGGCAGGCGGCCCTAACGATAATGGTAGTTTAAGGCAGATAGAGGTTATCAGGAACAACCGCATTATCAGGCACCTGGATGTTTATGATTTTCTGTTAAAAGGTGACCAGAAAAACAACATTACCCTGCAAGATCAGGATATTGTACGTGTACCAACCTACCGGACCAGGGTACAGCTTGTTGGGGAAATCAAGATACCGGCGCTATTTGAAGTTTTACCGGGAGAAAGCCTGGATAACATTATAACTTATGCCGGCGGCTTTACCGATAGCGCATATACCGCAAGGATCAAGGTTTCGCAGGTAAGTGATCAGCAGCGCAAAATAACAGATGTATTGGAAGCTGATTATAAAAACTACATTCCATTAAGGGGCGACAAATATACTATAGAATCTATTATATACAGGTTTGAAAACCGGGTAGTAATAAAAGGTGCAGTTTTCCGGCCTGGCGATTATGAATTGCAAAGCGGGTTAACACTACTGCAGTTAATTGACAAAGCTGCGGGATTAAAAGAAGACGCTTTTACCGAACGGGGTACAATTACCCGCTTAAAACCGGATAACAGTACCGAAATAATAGGATTTAATGTTAAGGACGTTATCAACAAATCTGTAAATATTCCCTTGCAGCGTGAAGATATTGTTAATATCTCATCGATATTTGATTTACGAGATAAGTATACTGTTACCATTAACGGTAATGTTAGAAAGCCCGGTAAGTTTGCCTTTTCAGAAAACATGAAGGTAGAGGATTTAATTTTAAAAGCAGGCGGTTTTGCTGAAGGCGCCAGTACAAACCGTATTGAAGTAGCCCGGAGAGTAACCGATGCCGATCCTTCATCTAAAAACAGTTCGGTATCGCAGGTTTTTAGCGTTAATATAGACGGTAAGCTGAAACCAGCAGACGCTAACTTTGTGCTTACCCCCTTTGATATTGTTTCGGTATATAGCCTGCCGGGATATGAAAAGCAAAAAACAGTAAAGGTTGAAGGTGAAGTTTTATACCCCGGCTCCTATACTATTAAAAGTAAAAACGAAAAAATATCCGACCTGATTGCCCGGGCCGGTGGCCTCACAGCATCAGCGGATGCAGCCGGCGGCTCATTAAAACGCGATAATTTCGCCATACTGGGTATAGATAAAAATAAAGCAGATACGACAGCAGTAAACGCCGAACGCTCGGCCCGGATCAATAGGTTAAAACGATCATACAAAGATTCGACAAACATATCGACCGATACCACACAGTTAAGGAATAATTATGTCGGCATCGAACTGGATAAAATCCTGAAATCGCCTGGTTCAAAAACCGACTTGCTTCTGGAAAATGGTGATGTTATCAGAGTGCCGAAACAGCAGCAGGTTGTACGGGTTAACGGCCAGGTACTTTATCCAAGTGCGGTGGTATTTGATAAGTCAAAATCATTTAACGATTTTGTTTCCAATGCAGGCGGCTACGGGCCCGATGCCCTGAGACGCGGTGCTTACGTGGTTTACCCTAACGGAACGGTAAAAGGTACACGCAAGTTCCTGTTTTTTAACAACCATCCTTCGGTGAAACCGGGCAGCGAAATATATGTTCCTAAAAAATCAGAAAGCAAGGGTAATACAGCTCAAACCATTTTAGGGTTCACTACGGGTTTAGCCTCATTAGGTGCTATCATTTTGGGAATATTGAGTTTGAATAAATAA
- a CDS encoding lipopolysaccharide biosynthesis protein, translating to MTKPTHSPDEISIKDFIHKVRATCSYLKSKWVTILTLSILGAAIGLSYSIFKKSLYTASTTFVLDDGNKSGGLSQYAGLAAMAGIDIGGASGSSGIFQGDNILELYTSRSMIKKTFLSEGVFNGKKQLLIDRYIEFNKLRNYWKEKDKINNISFAGNPDNFNRTQDSIISTLAILFNKQILTVSKPDKKASIIRVDVTSTDELFAQSFNLKLVETVNEFYLQTKTKKSNQNIQILQHQADSVRKVLNSSIYGVASAIDAAPNANPSLQILRAPSQRKQVDVQASSAIYGEIVKNLELSKMSLRQETPLIQTIDTPVLPLLVTKTSKLIASIIGLFLGAFFISFWIVVKKSFQRHETNFSE from the coding sequence ATGACTAAACCCACACATAGCCCCGACGAAATATCGATAAAAGATTTTATCCATAAAGTGCGCGCTACATGCAGTTATCTCAAAAGCAAATGGGTAACCATTTTAACACTAAGCATTTTAGGCGCAGCGATAGGATTAAGTTATTCTATATTTAAAAAATCTCTTTACACCGCATCAACAACATTTGTATTAGACGATGGTAATAAAAGCGGCGGACTAAGCCAGTATGCAGGCCTTGCAGCCATGGCCGGCATTGACATAGGTGGCGCATCTGGTAGCAGCGGCATCTTTCAGGGCGACAATATCCTTGAACTATATACATCGAGGTCGATGATTAAAAAAACATTCTTAAGTGAAGGGGTTTTTAACGGTAAAAAGCAATTATTAATTGACAGATATATCGAATTTAATAAGCTAAGGAATTACTGGAAGGAGAAGGATAAGATCAACAACATTTCGTTTGCTGGTAATCCTGATAATTTTAACCGCACACAGGATAGTATAATTTCTACGTTGGCTATTTTATTTAATAAACAAATACTTACTGTTAGTAAGCCGGACAAAAAAGCCAGTATTATTCGAGTTGATGTTACGAGTACAGACGAGTTATTTGCCCAAAGTTTTAATTTAAAACTTGTTGAAACTGTTAATGAGTTTTATCTTCAAACAAAAACTAAGAAAAGCAATCAAAACATTCAAATTTTACAACATCAGGCAGATAGTGTAAGAAAAGTACTTAATAGTTCTATCTACGGGGTAGCCTCGGCCATAGACGCAGCGCCTAATGCAAATCCGTCATTACAAATACTGAGAGCTCCGTCTCAACGCAAACAAGTTGATGTTCAGGCAAGCTCTGCTATTTATGGCGAAATAGTAAAAAATCTCGAACTTTCTAAAATGTCATTAAGGCAGGAAACACCTTTAATTCAGACCATTGATACACCTGTGTTGCCTCTTCTTGTTACCAAAACAAGTAAACTTATAGCCTCAATTATTGGCCTGTTTTTAGGCGCGTTTTTCATTTCTTTTTGGATTGTTGTTAAAAAATCATTCCAAAGACATGAAACTAATTTTTCCGAATGA
- a CDS encoding oligosaccharide flippase family protein yields MIKAIAQKLNGFFINGHERTLKAKKNVFLSLILKGITIAISLVMIPLTISYVNATQYGIWLTLSSIVGWFNFFDIGLGHGLKNKLAEANALGNIVNSRTYISTTYVIITIIVSVVFVLFFIANFFIDWGKVLNSAIVPPTELNTIVIIIFASFCVQLILQILSSVLTALHAIAKISVINAIGQLGCLISIYILTKRTEGSLLNLVMALTLIPIVVQVIATIYYFNVRYVELKPSLKLVDFKFAKSLLSLGGAFFFVQIGGLLLFQTDNIVVTQLFGPHEVTIFNISYKLFSIINLIFTIIMNPFWPAFTDAYAKNDTDWIKSVFKKMYKYFFGLSIIAFILLLVSPFVFKIWLGKNIAVPFPLSLTMTVYVICICWMTIPCFLVNGIGKIRLQIYLYIISSAINIPLAILWGKWFGLIGVTISNILVLIMMSIVLSIQCKKILNNNAYGIWDM; encoded by the coding sequence ATGATAAAAGCAATTGCCCAAAAATTAAACGGCTTTTTTATTAATGGCCATGAACGTACTTTAAAAGCAAAAAAGAATGTATTCCTTTCATTGATTCTGAAAGGAATAACGATAGCTATAAGTTTAGTAATGATTCCGCTAACTATTAGCTATGTTAATGCAACGCAATATGGCATATGGCTAACATTGAGCTCAATAGTTGGCTGGTTTAATTTTTTCGACATCGGTTTAGGTCATGGTCTAAAAAACAAACTTGCCGAAGCTAACGCATTAGGCAACATAGTTAATTCAAGAACATACATCAGCACAACTTACGTTATAATAACTATAATTGTTAGCGTGGTATTCGTTTTGTTCTTTATAGCTAATTTTTTTATAGACTGGGGAAAAGTTCTAAATTCTGCCATTGTGCCGCCAACCGAACTAAATACCATTGTAATAATTATATTTGCGAGTTTTTGTGTTCAACTTATTTTGCAAATATTATCAAGCGTTCTTACTGCGCTACATGCTATAGCAAAAATTTCTGTAATAAATGCGATTGGTCAATTAGGCTGCCTAATTAGCATCTATATTTTAACTAAACGAACCGAGGGATCATTATTAAACCTCGTTATGGCTTTAACATTAATACCAATAGTAGTTCAGGTTATAGCCACGATATATTATTTCAATGTTAGGTATGTGGAATTGAAGCCAAGCCTAAAACTGGTAGATTTTAAATTTGCCAAATCACTGCTCAGCTTAGGTGGTGCATTCTTTTTTGTACAAATAGGAGGATTGTTATTATTTCAAACAGACAATATTGTTGTAACTCAACTTTTCGGCCCACATGAGGTGACGATATTCAATATAAGCTATAAGTTGTTTTCTATCATAAATCTTATTTTTACAATAATTATGAATCCATTTTGGCCGGCTTTCACTGATGCCTATGCAAAAAATGATACCGATTGGATAAAATCGGTATTTAAAAAAATGTATAAGTACTTCTTTGGACTATCTATTATCGCTTTTATACTCTTGCTTGTGTCTCCTTTTGTATTTAAGATCTGGCTGGGTAAAAATATAGCAGTGCCATTCCCGTTATCATTAACTATGACTGTTTACGTTATTTGTATTTGTTGGATGACAATTCCGTGTTTTTTGGTTAATGGAATAGGAAAGATAAGGTTACAGATATACTTATATATCATCAGTTCGGCTATAAATATTCCATTGGCAATACTTTGGGGCAAGTGGTTTGGGTTAATAGGTGTAACTATTTCCAACATATTAGTGTTAATAATGATGAGTATTGTCCTATCTATTCAGTGTAAAAAAATCCTGAATAATAATGCGTACGGCATTTGGGATATGTAG
- a CDS encoding acyltransferase — translation MYKSYQKIYLSIYERACRFFTSIYFLINGVKFRRFSTIGIPLLDIDKDCICEFGESFTMVNKDKFATLGRNNRCKIVVANKAKLVIGEKVAMSNTTIVASLSVKLGNNVMIGGGVTIVDTDFHSLNPNHWHTAADLINMKKAPVIINDNVFIGMNTIILKGVVIGSNTVIAAGSVVAKSIPDNQIWGGNPAKFIKNNA, via the coding sequence ATGTATAAGTCATATCAAAAAATATATTTAAGTATCTATGAAAGGGCCTGCAGGTTTTTTACATCAATTTATTTTTTGATAAACGGTGTTAAATTCAGACGTTTTTCGACCATTGGAATTCCATTGCTTGATATTGATAAAGATTGTATATGTGAATTTGGCGAAAGTTTCACGATGGTCAATAAAGACAAATTTGCAACACTTGGTAGAAATAACCGTTGTAAAATAGTGGTTGCCAATAAAGCAAAGCTTGTAATTGGCGAGAAAGTAGCCATGAGTAATACTACAATCGTAGCATCCTTATCCGTCAAATTAGGAAACAATGTAATGATTGGCGGTGGCGTTACAATAGTAGACACTGATTTCCATTCGCTTAACCCCAATCATTGGCATACCGCTGCCGATTTGATAAATATGAAGAAAGCCCCGGTTATCATTAATGACAACGTGTTCATCGGGATGAATACTATTATCCTTAAAGGAGTAGTTATAGGATCAAATACAGTAATTGCAGCAGGCTCAGTTGTAGCGAAAAGTATTCCGGACAATCAGATCTGGGGAGGTAATCCAGCCAAATTCATTAAAAATAACGCGTAG
- a CDS encoding alpha-1,2-fucosyltransferase: protein MDIVILYNGLGNQMSQYAFYLQKRHQNKSTYLLSLCQVHNGFELENIFNIAYQEKLFIKPLYLLFRILKIEKLKVISTPLKFLLKSIGFNVVSENFNYNFNENFLKPSEAITFYEGGWHSEKYFIDVKDSVIDSFRFTEPSDQENILLAKDILNSNSVCIHVRRGDYLDATNINMFGGVCTLDYFNKAIDYIKARIPNAHFFIFSNDIDWVKINLNIERVTYVTANKKANSWKDMYLMSICKHNIISNSTFSWWGAWLNKNEKKIVVCPNHFLKNDIDTDVYPSSWIRIKT from the coding sequence ATGGATATAGTGATTTTATACAACGGTTTGGGTAATCAAATGTCGCAATATGCTTTTTATTTACAAAAAAGACATCAAAACAAATCAACTTATCTGTTATCGTTATGCCAAGTACATAACGGGTTTGAATTGGAGAATATTTTCAATATTGCTTATCAAGAAAAGTTGTTTATTAAACCCCTTTATTTACTATTCCGAATTTTGAAAATTGAAAAATTAAAAGTAATATCAACACCCTTAAAATTTTTATTAAAATCAATAGGGTTTAATGTTGTTTCTGAAAACTTTAATTACAACTTTAATGAAAATTTTCTAAAACCTTCAGAAGCTATCACTTTTTATGAGGGTGGCTGGCATTCGGAAAAATATTTCATCGATGTAAAAGATTCTGTTATTGATAGTTTTCGGTTTACAGAGCCTTCAGATCAGGAAAATATATTGCTTGCTAAAGATATACTCAACAGTAACAGTGTGTGTATCCATGTCAGGCGGGGAGATTATCTGGATGCCACAAATATTAATATGTTTGGAGGAGTTTGCACTTTGGATTACTTTAATAAAGCGATAGACTATATAAAAGCAAGGATTCCGAATGCGCATTTTTTTATTTTTTCTAATGATATTGATTGGGTCAAAATCAATTTGAATATAGAAAGAGTTACTTATGTAACAGCTAATAAGAAAGCCAATTCGTGGAAGGACATGTACTTGATGTCGATATGTAAACACAATATAATTTCAAATAGCACATTTAGTTGGTGGGGCGCATGGCTCAATAAAAATGAGAAAAAAATAGTTGTATGCCCAAATCATTTTTTAAAAAATGATATAGATACGGATGTTTATCCTTCTTCCTGGATCCGAATAAAGACTTGA
- a CDS encoding glycosyltransferase family 1 protein encodes MKIAFDGIVLSKQATGVADITISIINSFVKNFENDEIFILVNNPLSEDVLSRINITNKVKIIQKQLPFLRSINLLWSVFKLNQIIRELDPDVFIESNFTITPFFFPSKPQLVVYVHDVAFLEYPQTVKCITKTHLGLFFKRSLKRADLIWTNSEYTKQRLEKHFKQIIAGKSVFAGSGINSAFLKKRNEVSNLTETNFQVGNLTIDFDYFLFVGTIEPRKNISFLLKLFAVLKDEKKRLIIVGGKGWGKEDKIISDIITTNGYPKDRLVFTGYVKANELVALYKHATMFISTSLNEGLGLPQLEAMACGCPVITPHNSAMIEVVKDAGITVDNWDLNKWEEAIKHLESHKDEYRMKGFLRVQQYDWDETIKKIYSEHLALIHK; translated from the coding sequence ATGAAGATCGCATTTGATGGAATTGTGCTATCAAAACAAGCCACTGGTGTAGCAGATATCACAATATCGATCATAAATTCGTTTGTGAAAAATTTTGAAAACGACGAAATATTTATTTTGGTAAACAATCCTTTAAGTGAGGACGTTCTTTCGCGGATTAACATCACAAATAAAGTGAAGATAATTCAAAAGCAACTTCCTTTTCTTAGATCTATAAATTTACTATGGTCGGTTTTTAAATTAAATCAAATAATCAGGGAATTAGATCCGGATGTATTTATTGAATCAAATTTTACAATAACACCATTTTTCTTTCCGTCAAAACCCCAATTAGTCGTTTATGTACATGATGTCGCTTTTTTAGAGTATCCGCAAACAGTAAAATGCATAACCAAAACTCATTTGGGCCTTTTCTTTAAACGATCATTAAAAAGGGCTGATTTGATATGGACTAATAGTGAGTATACAAAACAACGATTAGAAAAGCATTTTAAGCAAATTATTGCCGGGAAAAGTGTATTTGCTGGAAGCGGTATTAACTCCGCATTTCTAAAAAAACGTAATGAAGTTAGCAACTTAACAGAAACAAACTTCCAGGTGGGCAATCTAACTATCGATTTTGATTATTTTTTATTCGTTGGCACCATAGAGCCGCGAAAAAACATTTCGTTCTTATTGAAATTATTTGCTGTTCTAAAAGATGAAAAGAAGCGTTTGATTATTGTTGGCGGAAAAGGCTGGGGAAAAGAAGACAAAATTATTAGCGACATTATAACTACAAACGGATATCCTAAAGATCGATTAGTATTTACAGGGTATGTAAAAGCCAATGAGTTGGTTGCGTTATATAAACATGCAACTATGTTCATTTCAACATCATTAAATGAAGGTCTGGGCTTACCTCAGCTCGAGGCGATGGCCTGCGGTTGCCCCGTGATAACACCTCATAATTCTGCCATGATAGAGGTAGTAAAGGATGCCGGTATAACGGTTGATAACTGGGATTTAAATAAGTGGGAAGAAGCTATTAAACACCTTGAATCACACAAGGACGAATATAGAATGAAGGGCTTTTTGCGGGTACAACAATATGATTGGGATGAAACAATAAAGAAGATATATAGCGAGCACCTGGCTTTGATTCATAAATGA
- a CDS encoding O-antigen ligase family protein: MTINAVISEPKDQPIKNLIFKWFLISIPFSQALTINISFPLKIAEVLLVFLISFEVTTRGILKWHLDKTVTWVLFSFVMLIIISMIVNIFYSYPYELAQNVTRLGPVFDTVFKFFYILLAICSLFITRHLFNADQRNISFFFIGAIASASYAWYLFVSGILKIPVLLLPGMDANSQVYDVGFGDIIRSGTFREGNYMGFYLLVAGILAVYYKYSKLSIFFFASIITTFSTTAIFCSVLFFVICLFHKYKKHKFKLVASLVFIFATIILLVQVSPGIKTLLYNKVFGSEDTVENSNDIFSKADRLNTVLVSMEIVADNPILGVGPANFGLHFSHYNLGVDFEQDVKKIPNNIYMEILSECGGVTFLVFVFLLWIIFNYGRKKSYILGAGLLASFIYFFAFPTFTMLFIWVFLGIVLS, translated from the coding sequence ATGACAATAAATGCAGTTATAAGCGAACCGAAGGATCAGCCGATTAAAAACCTCATCTTCAAGTGGTTTTTAATATCTATTCCTTTTTCACAAGCCCTGACAATAAATATCTCCTTTCCATTAAAGATCGCCGAAGTTCTTTTGGTATTCCTGATATCTTTTGAAGTTACTACGAGGGGAATATTAAAATGGCATTTAGATAAAACTGTGACATGGGTATTATTTTCATTTGTTATGTTGATTATCATTTCTATGATAGTTAATATTTTTTACAGTTACCCGTATGAATTGGCACAAAATGTAACTCGGTTGGGCCCTGTTTTCGATACTGTTTTTAAGTTTTTTTACATCCTGTTAGCAATTTGTTCATTATTCATAACCCGCCATCTCTTTAACGCCGATCAAAGAAATATATCTTTTTTCTTTATCGGAGCTATCGCGTCAGCTTCTTATGCATGGTATTTGTTTGTATCAGGCATATTAAAAATACCTGTATTATTATTACCCGGGATGGATGCTAATAGTCAGGTATATGATGTTGGATTTGGAGATATAATCAGAAGTGGAACCTTTCGTGAAGGAAATTATATGGGCTTTTACCTTTTAGTAGCGGGCATACTTGCTGTTTATTATAAGTATAGTAAACTATCTATCTTCTTCTTTGCCAGCATCATCACAACATTTTCAACAACGGCCATTTTTTGTTCTGTATTGTTTTTTGTAATCTGTTTATTTCATAAGTATAAAAAACACAAATTCAAGCTAGTTGCATCCCTGGTTTTTATTTTTGCCACGATTATTTTGTTAGTGCAGGTTAGCCCAGGCATTAAAACGTTGTTATATAATAAAGTCTTTGGAAGTGAAGATACCGTTGAAAACTCAAATGATATCTTCTCAAAGGCAGACCGTTTAAATACAGTTTTAGTGTCTATGGAAATAGTCGCGGATAATCCGATATTAGGAGTTGGCCCCGCTAATTTTGGACTACATTTTTCACATTATAACCTTGGCGTCGACTTTGAACAGGACGTAAAGAAAATCCCCAATAATATTTATATGGAGATATTGTCGGAATGCGGGGGAGTAACTTTTCTTGTGTTTGTTTTTCTACTATGGATAATTTTTAATTATGGAAGAAAAAAATCGTATATACTCGGAGCCGGGTTACTTGCCTCTTTTATATACTTTTTTGCATTTCCGACTTTCACTATGTTATTTATATGGGTATTTCTGGGTATAGTTTTATCATAA